In the genome of candidate division KSB1 bacterium, one region contains:
- the egtD gene encoding L-histidine N(alpha)-methyltransferase, producing IEKYSEEIAVLAQKDFAFIELGSGSSTKTRLLLEAFLRRHEKLHYIPIDISKSILVESAKALLKDYPELRITALASDYITALNSLKQQNISKKLIAFLGSTIGNFNEKGRIEFLREIRATLNSQDCFLIGVDLIKDKEIIEPAYNDSQGVTAQFNLNMLVRINNELEGNFNIEKFRHKAFLNKKMSRIEMHLESTSRQSVKIGKLNRIFEFKKGETIYTEDSYKFSKEQIKEMAQASGFEIKHSWYDSKNWFSLNLFKPI from the coding sequence CATTGAAAAGTATTCAGAAGAAATAGCCGTTCTTGCCCAAAAAGATTTTGCGTTTATTGAACTCGGCAGCGGCAGCTCCACAAAAACCCGCTTGCTGCTCGAAGCGTTTTTGAGACGCCATGAAAAGCTGCATTATATCCCAATCGATATTTCAAAAAGTATTTTGGTAGAAAGCGCAAAAGCTCTTTTAAAAGACTATCCGGAATTAAGAATCACTGCACTGGCTTCCGATTACATCACGGCGCTGAACTCGCTGAAACAGCAAAACATCTCCAAAAAGCTCATTGCGTTTTTAGGCTCCACAATTGGAAATTTTAATGAAAAAGGCAGGATTGAATTTCTCCGTGAAATTCGCGCGACCCTGAACAGCCAGGATTGCTTTCTCATTGGCGTTGATTTAATTAAGGATAAAGAGATCATCGAACCGGCTTACAATGATTCGCAAGGTGTGACCGCGCAATTCAATCTGAACATGCTCGTCCGCATCAACAATGAATTAGAGGGCAATTTTAACATCGAGAAGTTTCGCCACAAAGCTTTTCTTAATAAAAAAATGAGCCGCATCGAAATGCACCTGGAAAGCACAAGCCGGCAGTCGGTAAAAATAGGCAAGCTGAATCGGATTTTTGAATTTAAGAAAGGCGAGACCATCTACACGGAAGATTCCTACAAATTTTCCAAAGAGCAAATCAAAGAGATGGCGCAAGCCAGTGGCTTTGAAATTAAGCACTCGTGGTACGATTCGAAAAATTGGTTTAGTCTTAATCTTTTTAAACCAATTTAA